One genomic segment of Brassica napus cultivar Da-Ae chromosome A3, Da-Ae, whole genome shotgun sequence includes these proteins:
- the LOC106439662 gene encoding mitogen-activated protein kinase kinase 5, whose product MRQSRLSNRREPTKVFVLQVTSTTQPNFHSLQFFHTRTHEHVDTFFSMICLSILTFSFDQIDSKDESNHLVGEEAMRRNKRPDLSLPLPNRNVALAVPLPLPPPPSSSSALASSSAISTNISAAKRLSELERVNRIGSGAGGTVYKVIHLPTSRPFALKVIYGNHDDNVRRQICREIEILRSVDHPNVVKCHDMFDHNGEVQVLLEFMDKGSLEGRHVSRENELAGLTRQILSGLAYIHRRHIVHRDIKPSNLLINSANNVKIADFGVSRILAQTMDPCNSSVGTIAYMSPERINTDLNHGRYDGYAGDIWSLGVSVLEFYLGRFPFAVSRQGDWASLMCAICMTQPPEAPATASEDFRHFISCCLQSDPPKRWSAQQLLQHPFIVKSSGGPNLRQMLPPPPPAS is encoded by the coding sequence CGTGGATACATTTTTCTCGATGATTTGTCTCTCGATTTTAACTTTTTCCTTTGATCAGATCGATTCCAAGGACGAATCAAACCACCTTGTCGGTGAAGAAGCCATGAGACGAAACAAACGTCCTGACCTCAGCTTACCACTCCCTAACCGCAACGTGGCTCTCGCTGTCCCTCTCCCCCTCCCTCCTCCTCCATCCTCCTCCTCTGCTCTGGCCTCCTCCTCCGCGATCTCCACCAACATCTCCGCCGCCAAACGCTTATCCGAGCTAGAGCGCGTGAACCGAATCGGAAGCGGCGCCGGAGGAACGGTCTACAAAGTGATCCACCTTCCCACCTCGCGCCCCTTCGCTCTCAAGGTGATCTACGGGAACCACGACGACAACGTGAGGCGCCAGATCTGCAGAGAGATCGAGATCCTGCGGAGCGTTGACCACCCCAACGTCGTGAAATGCCACGACATGTTCGATCACAACGGCGAGGTCCAGGTCTTGCTCGAGTTCATGGACAAAGGGTCCCTCGAAGGAAGGCACGTGTCGCGAGAAAACGAGCTCGCTGGTCTCACGCGCCAGATTCTCAGCGGGTTGGCGTATATCCACCGCCGCCACATCGTCCACCGCGACATCAAACCGTCGAATCTTCTCATAAACTCGGCCAATAACGTCAagattgctgattttggagTGAGTCGGATCTTGGCGCAGACCATGGATCCTTGCAACTCCTCTGTCGGAACCATCGCTTACATGAGTCCCGAGAGGATCAACACCGATCTGAATCACGGTCGTTACGACGGTTACGCGGGAGATATATGGAGTCTTGGTGTTAGCGTGTTGGAGTTTTACTTGGGGAGGTTCCCTTTCGCTGTGAGTAGACAAGGTGACTGGGCGAGTTTAATGTGTGCTATTTGTATGACTCAGCCGCCGGAAGCTCCGGCGACGGCGTCTGAGGACTTTCGTCACTTCATCTCTTGTTGCTTGCAGAGTGACCCTCCTAAGAGGTGGTCTGCGCAGCAGCTTTTGCAGCATCCTTTTATAGTTAAATCAAGTGGTGGTCCGAATCTTCGTCAAATGTTGCCGCCGCCGCCTCCGGcgtcttag
- the LOC106439660 gene encoding 4-coumarate--CoA ligase 4, with amino-acid sequence MVLQQQQQTLFVTKKTDQELPLKTDPEPSHEFIFRSKLPDISIPNHLPLTDYVFQKFSGDGDGDSTATCLIDGATGRIFTYGDVQISLRRIAAGIHRLGIRQRDTVMLLLPNSPEFALSFLAVAYLGAVSTTANPFYTESEIEKQAKASATKMIITKSCYVDKLTNMKNDSVLIVCVEDENDAVPVADGCVSFKELAQADETELPKPEISPEDTVAMPYSSGTTGLPKGVMITHKGLVTSIAQKVDGENPNVNFTGDDVILCFLPMFHIYALDALMLSAMRTGAAILIVPRFELNLVMELIQRYKVTVVPVAPPVVLAFVKSQETEKYDLSSVRMMLSGAATLKKELEDAVRLKFPNAIFGQGYGMTESGTVAKSLAFAKNPFKTKSGACGTVIRNAEMKVVDTITGVSLPRNKPGEICIRGDQLMKGYLNDPEATAITIDKDGWLHTGDIGFVDDDDEVFIVDRLKELIKFKGYQVAPAELEALLISHPYIEDAAVVAMKDEVADEVPVAYVVRSEGSHLTEDDVKSYVNKQVVHYKRIKMVFFIEAIPKAVSGKILRKELRAKLESEYPK; translated from the exons ATGGTgctccaacaacaacaacaaacgcTTTTTGTCACAAAGAAGACAGATCAAGAACTTCCTCTTAAGACAGATCCAGAGCCTTCTCATGAATTCATTTTCCGGTCCAAACTTCCCGACATCTCCATCCCTAATCATCTTCCTCTCACCGATTACGTCTTCCAGAAGTTCTCCGGCGACGGCGACGGAGACTCCACAGCCACATGTCTCATCGATGGTGCTACCGGACGTATCTTTACCTACGGTGATGTACAAATCAGTTTACGGCGTATCGCCGCCGGGATCCATCGGCTAGGGATCCGCCAACGTGACACCGTCATGCTCCTTCTCCCGAACTCGCCGGAGTTTGCTCTCTCCTTCCTCGCCGTGGCTTACCTCGGAGCCGTATCCACCACCGCGAATCCGTTCTATACAGAGTCGGAGATAGAGAAACAGGCAAAAGCTTCCGCCACGAAGATGATCATCACTAAGTCATGTTACGTAGATAAACTTACAAACATGAAGAACGACAGCGTTTTGATCGTTTGCGTGGAAGATGAAAACGACGCAGTTCCAGTAGCTGACGGTTGCGTGAGTTTCAAGGAACTGGCTCAAGCGGACGAAACAGAGCTCCCTAAACCGGAGATCTCGCCGGAAGACACTGTAGCGATGCCGTACTCCTCCGGAACCACGGGGCTTCCGAAGGGAGTGATGATCACTCACAAGGGATTAGTTACGAGCATCGCTCAGAAAGTAGACGGAGAAAACCCTAACGTCAACTTCACCGGAGATGACGTCATTCTCTGTTTCCTCCCTATGTTTCACATTTACGCGCTCGACGCGTTGATGCTCTCGGCTATGAGGACGGGAGCGGCGATCTTGATCGTTCCGAGGTTCGAGTTGAATCTAGTGATGGAGCTTATTCAGAGGTATAAGGTCACCGTAGTTCCGGTGGCTCCTCCGGTGGTTCTAGCGTTTGTTAAGTCTCAGGAGACGGAGAAGTACGATCTGAGCTCAGTGAGGATGATGCTTTCAGGCGCAGCTACGCTCAAGAAGGAGCTTGAAGACGCCGTGCGTCTCAAGTTTCCCAATGCCATATTTGGACAG GGTTATGGAATGACTGAGTCAGGAACGGTGGCTAAGTCATTAGCGTTTGCAAAGAACCCATTCAAGACCAAGTCTGGTGCGTGCGGGACTGTGATCAGAAACGCCGAGATGAAAGTGGTCGACACCATAACCGGAGTCTCTTTACCACGCAACAAACCTGGCGAAATATGCATCCGAGGTGATCAACTCATGAAAG GTTATTTGAATGATCCGGAGGCTACTGCGATAACCATAGACAAAGACGGGTGGTTACACACAGGAGATATTGGGTTTGTGGATGATGACGATGAGGTCTTCATTGTTGATCGGTTAAAGGAACTTATCAAATTCAAAGGCTATCAAGTGGCTCCAGCTGAGCTTGAAGCATTACTTATTTCTCATCCTTACATCGAGGATGCTGCAGTTGTGGC GATGAAGGATGAAGTTGCTGATGAGGTTCCAGTAGCATATGTGGTTAGATCAGAAGGGTCTCATTTAACCGAAGATGATGTCAAGAGTTATGTCAACAAACAG GTGGTTCATTACAAGAGAATCAAGATGGTGTTTTTCATAGAAGCTATTCCGAAAGCAGTGTCCGGAAAGATTCTTAGGAAGGAACTCCGAGCTAAACTGGAGTCTGAGTACCCTAAATAG